In Hevea brasiliensis isolate MT/VB/25A 57/8 chromosome 13, ASM3005281v1, whole genome shotgun sequence, a single genomic region encodes these proteins:
- the LOC110645987 gene encoding glutamine synthetase nodule isozyme, translating to MSLLSDLVNLNLSDTTEKIIAEYIWIGGSGMDVRSKARTLNGAITDPQKLPKWNYDGSSTGQASGEDSEVILHPQAIFRDPFRRGNNILVMCDAYTPAGEPIPTNKRHSAAKIFSHPDVVAEEPWYGIEQEYTLLQKQVRWPIGWPAGGYPGPQGPYYCGVGADKAFGRDIVNSHYKACLYAGINISGINGEVMPGQWEFQVGPAVGISAGDELWVARYILERITEIAGVVLSFDPKPIEGDWNGAGAHANYSTKSMRSDGGYEVIKKAIEKLGLRHREHIAAYGEGNERRLTGRHETADINNFLWGVANRGASVRVGRETEKAGKGYFEDRRPASNMDPYVVTSMIAETTILWKP from the exons ATGTCTCTACTATCAGATCTTGTCAACTTGAATCTCTCTGATACAACTGAGAAGATTATTGCAGAATATATATG GATCGGTGGATCTGGTATGGATGTTCGCAGCAAGGCTAGg ACTCTTAATGGAGCAATTACTGATCCTCAAAAGCTtccaaaatggaattatgacgGTTCAAGCACAGGCCAAGCCTCTGGAGAAGACAGTGAAGTCATCTTACA CCCCCAGGCAATATTCAGGGACCCATTTAGGAGGGGCAACAACATTCTG GTGATGTGTGATGCTTATACACCAGCTGGAGAACCAATTCCAACAAACAAGAGACATAGTGCTGCAAAAATTTTCAGCCATCCAGATGTTGTTGCTGAGGAACCTTG GTATGGGATAGAACAGGAGTACACCTTATTGCAGAAACAAGTGAGATGGCCAATTGGGTGGCCTGCTGGTGGTTATCCTGGACCTCAG GGCCCTTACTACTGTGGTGTTGGTGCTGATAAGGCCTTTGGCCGTGACATTGTTAATTCTCATTACAAGGCATGTCTTTATGCTGGGATCAACATTTCTGGCATCAATGGAGAAGTGATGCCTGGCCAG TGGGAATTCCAAGTAGGCCCTGCTGTTGGCATCTCTGCTGGAGATGAGTTGTGGGTGGCTCGTTATATTCTTGAG AGGATTACAGAGATTGCTGGAGTAGTCCTTTCCTTCGACCCTAAACCAATCGAG GGTGATTGGAATGGGGCTGGTGCTCACGCAAACTACAG CACAAAATCCATGAGAAGTGATGGCGGTTATGAAGTCATAAAAAAGGCCATTGAAAAGCTTGGATTAAGGCACAGAGAGCATATAGCTGCATATGGGGAAGGCAATGAGCGTCGTTTGACCGGTCGACATGAAACAGCTGACATTAACAACTTCTTATGG GGTGTGGCAAATCGTGGAGCCTCAGTTAGAGTTGGTAGGGAGACAGAGAAAGCTGGGAAAGGCTATTTTGAGGACAGAAGGCCTGCTTCCAATATGGATCCTTATGTAGTCACGTCCATGATTGCAGAGACTACTATTCTATGGAAACCATAA